DNA from Garra rufa chromosome 5, GarRuf1.0, whole genome shotgun sequence:
tcaaatgcttCGTGAACCCCCTTCAAAGTTCAGAGTGTTGGGAGtttgccaatcatttgattcagatcagggctTTGGTGcagttttgcaaatcattaaaatcagaacggaacttcagagcgtgaatcacaaataatttgcgaagttccgatctgaatcaaatgcttCGCAAACCCCCAAAATActgatctgaatcagatgatATGCGAACCCCcatcgaagttctgatctgaattaaatgatctGCAATTTTttcgctctgaagttccgatctgattttaatgatttgcaaacccgcaccaaagtcccgaccagaatcaaatgatttgcgaacctcaTCGAAGTTTGTCTTCTAAATTCTACACCCTtgcataaatgaataaaatataattattattatgttttatactaataaaatatttaaattaaatatttaatacagtATAGGATATTATACTACTCTTTAACCTTGatctggagtttttttttttaataataataacctaaATTAATATTTAGAAACATTACATTCTGATTTTAAATAGTGAATAGGAGCAGAGAAATATctcagtaagatatttaatgccTATTTTTACATCAAGACCTTAATTCCCCACTGGAGTCCTAATTTTCTCGATCAGCCCATCTGTTTATCCATGTGCCATCCATCTGTACTCTCCGTCTTGAACGCACCTTCCTCCGGAGCCGGTGCGCTGCACCTGGAGCCAGGAGTCGTCCACAGGCGGAGGCAGAGTGGTGGAGATGGTGGTGGTGCTGATGTCACCGATGATGTTCAGTGCTTCTTTGAGAGCGTGGTACATGCGAAGCATCTCGTCACGCCGCTGCGCCTGTTCGGCCGACTCCTCCATCAGAGTGTTCTGATCTCCACACGAGTACAGCTGAGCCAACAGCTCCGCATTGATGAACTCCTTCGTCTGAGAGATCAGATGTTAGGATAACAGTCAGgaaaattttacttttaaaaaattttCAAAAGgaggatttttattttaatatactttgaaatgtaatttatttctgtgaagcaaatcagaattttaatcagccattaatcagtcttcagtgtcacatgatctttcagaaaccattctaatatactgatttattactttttattatcaatgttggaaacagttgtgctgcttaatattttttggaacctgtgatactttttttcaggtttctttgatgaataaaaagttaaaaagaacagcatttagtcaAAATtggaatattttctaacaataatgtctttactatcacttttcatcagtttaacacatcctagctgaataaaagtattaatttctttcaaagagagaaggaaataaaaaaaaaagtctgaccccaaactttaaaagcttacaaaagttttctattgtaaataaatgctgttctttttaaagttttatttatcaaagaatcctgagaaagtatcacaggttaaaaataaataaataaattaagcagcacaactgtttccatcaGTGAATGATCATAtgaaactgaagactgaagtaatgatgctgaaaattcagctttgcattacagaaacaaattatattttaaagtacattaaaatagaaaaccactattttaaattgcattaacatttcacaatattacactgattatcagccttgatgagcagaaaagtctcctttaaaaagcattacaaatcttaccgatcccaaaaTTGTGTAAGTAAATCTAAAAGTTTGcaaatgtgtttgtttttaaAGTATCATATTTGATCTATCATGTTTATGGTTTATATAGTGTGATATAGTGAGAATATAAAGGACAAAGCAACTTTATTCAGAGACTCAATATGCATTTTTGTGCAGATGCTGTATTTCTATGATGAAATTCCGATTGTAATGTAAATCAGTGAGATCTTTTAACAGTACGGCAGATACtgacataaaatgatgtaaatattactggtcactctatatctccaataatatgtcttagtaagatgagaCTGAAATGATTCAAACATATATTGCAATGCAATCCGTTGATGATtaagagatgaacaaataaatgtttgaggcttgggaagatcattcctccaCTTAGGAACATTGAAAGCAATGCTTCTGGAAACAAAGGTTCCACAAAAGATCCTGATTAGATTTAAGACTGATATTTCTACAAAATGATGCATGGAGAATCAAGtaaagccaagctgcttcagtccagtaagtgttcatctggaaatatTACTGCAGTTATTCTGATGTTTACTTGATAAAAATCAAATAAGATTTGTCAACAAAAAACATGCAAAGTTTTGATCACATTGACCATTTAGAACCTTAGGAATGTATGCTTTGAATATGATTTATAGGGTTATGGACTGTCTTAGTAGATGATATTTCATGAATCCACCCTTGTGGGGTTTGAACTAACAACATTTCACCAATGCTGAACACAGATGAGCTTCTAATGCTGCTTACGTTAATGATCATCAGATGCATGATGGTCTTGGGCATCAGGTCTCGTACAGTCTTGTTGACGATGCCCATGTAGGAGTCCACCAGGTTCCGGATGGTCTCCACCTGCCTCTCCAGCTGAGGATCCATGGAGTGCATGAAATTGTCCGACCCGTTCTCTTCACCAGCATCGCTCTACAGAAGCACACAGACACAGTCACGCAAACATGGACAAGGGCAGtgcaaaagaaacaaaaaactgAAATGCAACTCAAAACTTTGAGTTGCAAAGTACCTTTTCCTTCTCCTAGTGTGATGCAatgggaagagaaagagaaaagcaTTTTGAGGTGCATCATTTATCCATTTATTCTTTCATACTCACATCTGATCAATCTGAACACACACCACCACACGCTCTGGGTAGACGCCGGCACGCAGGAACGACGCCTTCCATCCGTCCACGTCCTCCTGACTCTCACAAGCCAACTCCAGCTGACGGTAGTCCTTATACACGTTCCTGTCATTACATTAGATGCATTAGACTAGTCTTTAAACTTAACATGATGGAATTGATCAAGTAAAATtctcttttatgtttttttgcagTCAAGTCTTGACTGATTTTTATTAAGCAAACGTCAGAATAACTGTAGTCATATTTCCAGATAAATACTTATTGGACATCTTGCATCTTTTGAggaacatttatttgttcatctcttaTTCATCATTGGATTGCCTTGCATTATACTGTATGTTTGGATCAGTTCAATCTCATCTTACTAATACATATATAAAAGGAGAATAGAGTGACCACTAATATTTAGATCATTTTTGTGTCAGTATCTGAGAAAGATCTCATTGATTTAGATTACAAGCATCAGAATTTACTCATAAAAATATCAGCATCTTATGGAAGCCTGCAATAAATACAAAAGGTcactgtgactttttatcttacaattctgtctttttttcctcagaattgtgtgatataaactcacaattgcaagttgtaaagttGGAGATAATTGCGagaaattgcaagtttgtatctcgcaattcttacttttttctcagaactgtgagatataaatgcacaattgcaggatataatctcacaattgcaaaaaattgTTTTTCTTGCACTTGCGAGTTTGTgtttgcaatactgactttttctcagagttgtgagatataaacaagtaattgcaagttctaaagtcagaattgcgagttctgaggagaaaaaaaagacacaattgctactttaattttcagaattgcaactttttgtctcacaattctgacttttttcttgcaattgcaagtttatataaggCAATACTGACTGAATTTTTCCTCCATATTCTTACTAAATCAGATTATATGATAGTCAACAAAAAACATATGCAAAtcttttttagattttaaaaaatgtctaaAGGTTCAATAATAAacattgaatgaatgaatgaatgaatgaatgatgcatttgtatagcgctttcatgtgtatttccgtacacccaaagcgctttacaatcatatgggggatctctcctcaaccaccaccagtgtgcagcatccacttggatgatgcgtcggcagccacagtacaacggcgccagtacgctcaccacacaccagctacaggtggagaggagagagtgatatagccaatttaatggaaggggattattaggaggccatgattgactagggccagtggagggaatttggccaggacaccggggttacacccctactctttacgagaagtgccatgggattttttgtgaccacagagagtcaggacctcggtttaacatctcatccgaaggacggtgctttttacagtatagtgtccccatcactatactggggcattaggacccacatagaccacagggtgagcacccccctgctggcctcactaacaccacttccaacagcaacctagttttcccaggaggtctcccatccaggtactgaccaggctcagccctgcttagcttcagtgagcaaccgatcttgggctgcagggtgatatggctgtggccaCAGCATTGAACATCCTGTTTTATTCTAAATGTTGTCATGTGACAAAGGTTAAGCAGGTTGTGGAAGCTTTTTTATGTTGGCTTTTTGCAGTCATTATTAAGGATTATGACCACTGACCTTTGCTCAGTGTTGAACAGGGCAAAGATGTGCTTGCTGGACATAAAGCCCTTCTCCACATCTCTGAACTTCAGATTGTCCACCTGCAGCATGTACTTCTTCTCTTTCTCCTGCAGGGGGCAGAACAGAGTTTGCTAAGATTAATGTGTGCACAAATGAGAAAGACTGAGAGAATGCTTAGGTTTCATTTTGCTGATTGTGTTTCAGGGACTTTGGCTAGAAATTGATTAGGACCTTGAAGAAAAAGACAGAAGACAAACAAGTTCTATGCAGTTGGTCTTGGGTACTCCCAGAGAAGCACATTTAAGAAAAAGATACATTTGCTTCTGTGGGATTTTTTTCCTCTATTTTATCATCTATGAGATTAAAACTGTTTATACGTAGTGTTATGAGTTTGTTCGgatcattaaaggaatagtttacttccagaacaaaaatgtacagataatgtactcacccccttgtcatccgagatgttcatgtctttctttcttcagttgtaaaaaaaatatgttttctgaggaaaccatttcaagatttctctccatatagtggatttctatggtgcccgcaggtttgaacttccaaaatgcagtttaaatgcagcttcaaagggctctaaacaatcccagccgaggaagaaaggtcttatagTGAAATGATcagatattttctaaaaaataattgacagtttatatacattttaaccttaaatgcttggaCAAGacagggtatgtctaaaaactcccatctcattttctcttccaacttcaaaatcatcctacatccctgttttaccttttttttttttttttttgtaaagggcgtttgatcttctttgtttactgtaaacactgagttggtacttctgcagcgatgtaggattttgaagttggaggagaaaatgagatgggagtttttagacataccctaagtgtttgaggttaaaaagtatttaaattgtcaatttttttagaaaatcgtttcactagataagacacttcttcctcagctgagagccctttgaagctgcatttaaattgcattttggaagttcaaacttgcagacaccatagaagtccactatatggagagaaatcctgaaatgttttcctcaaaaaacataatttctttacgactgaagaaagacacacacatgaacatcttggatgacaagggggtgagtacattatctgtacatttttgttctggaagtgaacttctcctttaatatgaGTGATAATAACAGTGATGAGAGACTAAGTAACAGATAGAAAGAGTGCAGAGGACTCACACACTCCAGTGagcgtgcgagtgtgtgtgtgtgtgtgtgtgtgtgtgtgtgtgtgtgtgtgtgtgtgtgtgtgtgtgtgtgtgtgtgtgtgtgtgtacctggtattcatcacgttgtggggaccaaatgtccccacaaggataggaataccagtagattttgaccttgtggggacatttcttaggtccccatgaggaaacaggcttataaatcatgcacaatgagtttttttgagtaagtaaaagtgtgcacaatctcctgtgagggctaggtttaggtgtagggtagggttagggcgatagaaaatacggtttgtac
Protein-coding regions in this window:
- the LOC141334944 gene encoding dynamin-1-like, producing the protein MSTRSSWHEHLTEQTRLAGVCFYRRYSRARCSLWWVGEYRAVPAGLRAPDGQPDGCGAPVSLQTPPSPDRPPALTEKEKKYMLQVDNLKFRDVEKGFMSSKHIFALFNTEQRNVYKDYRQLELACESQEDVDGWKASFLRAGVYPERVVEKEKSDAGEENGSDNFMHSMDPQLERQVETIRNLVDSYMGIVNKTVRDLMPKTIMHLMIINTKEFINAELLAQLYSCGDQNTLMEESAEQAQRRDEMLRMYHALKEALNIIGDISTTTISTTLPPPVDDSWLQVQRTGSGGRSPATSPTPQRRAPPPGPPARPVSRGSAPGPPAAGGPPVPSRPGASPDPFGGPPPQVPSRPNRAPPSVPSGP